The sequence below is a genomic window from Oreochromis niloticus isolate F11D_XX linkage group LG3, O_niloticus_UMD_NMBU, whole genome shotgun sequence.
AAGCTGTCAGACAAAAGTTTCATGAAACCTAACATCATCATCACCTCTCACTTCCAGCCAGATCTCCGGTGACAGTCCGTTTGTGGGATGAAAACACTTGTAGGAGCCTTCGTTCTCCTTGGACACATGGATAAAGCTCAACCTTCCTTCAGGCATTTTTTCAATAAAAGCACCATTTCTGTAGAAAGCAGCACTGAAATTGGACGTAGACTCCTTTGCATATTTTTCCTTATAGGAGCAGTTTAGTGTCACACTGTCTCCCTCAGTCAGAGGAACAGCAGGACCCTGCAGGATCACACCAGCTGAAATGCAGAAAGATAAACTGTGGTCTCTGACTCTGGTTTTTGTCCTTAGTTGTTAATATAAAACTATCTGGCATTGCAAGCTTACTTGCCACTCTGATGTTGATGGTGTTGCTGCACTCCCCCCTgtcagactcacaccagtacactcCACTGTCTGATGGGTAGACACCTTTGATGGTGCAGGATGATCCATTTAATTGGCCCCAGGTCTCACATGAAACAGAAGAATTTGTGGAGGTGTTTCTCTT
It includes:
- the LOC109194487 gene encoding Fc receptor-like protein 5 isoform X2 — its product is MKIPPVCLMITAAAATLSIHPSRSVFFYYETVTLSCAVPGSFSSWTVKRNTSTNSSVSCETWGQLNGSSCTIKGVYPSDSGVYWCESDRGECSNTINIRVATGVILQGPAVPLTEGDSVTLNCSYKEKYAKESTSNFSAAFYRNGAFIEKMPEGRLSFIHVSKENEGSYKCFHPTNGLSPEIWLEVRENNIPVTTPDPDPDPTPPIALPKLLSTILLFILYTCILILAVYTYRKWTQARAEAKRKWPDHL